A window of Phragmites australis chromosome 15, lpPhrAust1.1, whole genome shotgun sequence genomic DNA:
TAATTCAGACCATGACGAAACCCTTAAGACATCACGCTTTCCTGCAATCTTTAAAGATTCTTCAGGGCACTTACCAGACTGCAAAAACATCATTATCAATGATAAAAGAAACAGAACCAAAACATTCAAACATCTAACTAGGATGGAGAATTGGAGATAAACCAGACCTTGACAAAATCCAAGATTCGTTGAAACAGTTCTCTTTGGTCAGTAAGGTTTTTCTTGTCTGCACCCTTCCCCCCTGCCTCTGCAGAGAGGTTAGAGGCTAGACCTGATATTTTGGCTTTCAATGCTTGCATATCCAAGAAAAGCTTGTTCTTAGAACCACCAGTTCCTCTAGTGTTAACATCAGCATCTTCACAAGAGGAAACATCAAGCAGATTTAACTCGAAGCATACAGCTAATGCTTCACCAGCAGCCATTCGAACAGCACGATCCTCCGCTTCAAGAAGAGTAGAGAGAAACGCAATGGGACTAGCAAGTGGAAGAAAGGTAAAGTCTGTAATTCCATCAATAGGTTATGGCGCACAAATGCACCGAGACAGAAacagaggagagggagggggtgctGACTCTTTCCAACTATCAGTATTTATCCTCCATGAGCCAATAGTTGTTAGGAGAAACGTCCATGCAGATATAGCAGCTGCTAACACAGGCGGTCTTGGTTTCCGGACAATTCCCACCTGCAGAGGTTCCAAATATTTAATCATCCCAGAAAATTGGATGCAGTTTCATCGAATATTAGTTGTGAAATATGATAacaagtggggggggggggggaaactTGCATTTGAGCCTGACTTTGGATGAATCACAACCCACATGGCTTTCAAAGATAACTCTGTTTCAGCCAGATCAGTGGCACCGACAAATGTGATGACAGCTAAACAATCAAGTGCCTACAGAAAATAACGTCACATTAGATTCACTTTACTGAAAGTAAAAAAAAGGAAGCcaaatgaacaacaaaagactaCGTACAGAAATCATCTTAGACGCATCGGACCAAGCTTGAAGTACTCTCGAAAGTTGTGGATGTGACTCCTCCATTATTTCATGTGAACTACTCCCAGCACCGAGTGTGATGGCCAATAACCCTGAAAGTCCCATAAAGAACAAGGCCAAATACAGTGtcataaaataacattttttgtTTGAATTGCAAGATACGAACAAGAACAGGATACAAACCAATGGCACGGGCTGCCAGGCAACCTTCCTTAGTAGATCCCTTTTTCACGGAATTGTTGAATAGACTCAGTAGAGTGGCATACCTTcataagagaaaaggaaaaactgaTAATGTATTCAACAGGGTGGATTCAGAAAAAAATGCATCTTAGTTGAAAGAGAGTGAGCCTGATAAACATCGAAAATAATCAGGATAGACTTGGGAGGTTTGTTGTATTCACAACAATTTAAAATATGCAATCTGCATATGACTGTCAGACAGATAATGACTTTGCATATGACTGTCAGTCAGATATTGACCAACTTCACATGCAACAATTCAGAATTAAAGGTTGACTAATAGAAGGTATAACATACTTGTTCTCCACAAGACCATGAAGCATAAAACTTTCAAAGGCATCAACAAGTTTAGCCAATGCCACCTCTCTTGTAGACCCCCTGAAAAAAATGCAAACTGTAACATACTAGTAGCATACTAAGTGCAGTACATTGTGCAGTTAATCAAAGCAGGAAGAGCATTAATTGCCATCATCCATTATTGTCAAAAGATATATAGCAATTCAGCAATGGTGTCCCCCATACTAACACAATGAAGCAACCATACAAGGCATGTTACATGAACAATAATGATCAGCTGCGTATAACCTTCACCATACGAAGTAACTTTGCAATCTCCACCAAAACTCTGGCATCAATTTGAACAGCTCGACACAAATTGAAAAGCCAAACTTCTCCACTTCAGATTATTGAGTGCATATTTTCCTAAACAAGCTATAGTTGCCGTAACAGTACAGCAAAAAGGAAAGGAACCCTAACagtttagttaaaaaaaaacatgaaaaccGGAATTTCTAAAGTTCTCTACTGTCAAATTGATTCCTATTATTTTCCAACCAGTACGACAGTGCCACAAAGAATCAAGGAGGAAAAGCAACTACATCAACGGCAACATCACTATCCACTACTGGATGACCCCATAACAGGTAGATACAGCATAGTGCTACTGCCGCTTAACAGTCATCATACTATCATAATTTCCCGACAAAGGAAACTTGCAAAGTAGGCGACTAAAATTAACTAGAGCAAGACTAATCCCACGTGGAGCCATGTGTCAAGTTATGAGCATTATGCAAACTATCAACAAAACAAATTTTCTCAGCCAGCTACAAGAGGGTCAATCAGTTAGAATATGATCGGCACATCATGAAACGGATATACCTATACATAAGCACAATCTAAATAATCCAAGTAAAGCCTACAGAAATGTACATGACACCATCAGCATCCGAAATACCAGCAACCATAAGGAAATGCTAGAGAAGCGGCAACCCCACCTCTTCTCGTAGAGAGCGTCCGTGTACTTGTCGAGGACGAACTCCTGCGAGTTGACGTGCTCGGTGGCGTACGAGATCGAGAGATCCGACAGCGCGGTGGACGAAGAACCCACGCTGTCGGCGTCGCTGCTGTCGAGCAGGTCGTCCCCACCGCCGCGGGCCTTGCTCTTCTTGCCTGCAGAACCCCACGCCCCTAAATCAATCACCACTCAGGACCAAGCCCATGAAGAAACCAACTCCAATCAACCGGCTTCAAGAGAAACTTACTCTTCCCCATGGCGAGACCGCGCACGAATCAGAACTCACAACTCGCAAGGCCGTCCAAAGACCGAGAGACAACCGCGCGAGAAAAAGCAGAACCGCGCGAGAAGAGGGAGGGCGGCTGGGATCAGGAGCAGGTGCGATGGACGCGAAGGGAGGCGtaggagggggagggggcggcGAGATCGGGACGGGGGCGCGGGTCGGCGCAGGGGTCGGAGAAACAGAAGCGGGGGTCGTTCTTCTTGAGTGGCTCGCGGAGGCGCAGCGCTGCCATGTGAAGAAGACGCGAGAGAGGGGCGAGCGGGAGGGGGAGAGTGGCTTCCTTCCAATCTCTTCTCGCCTTTGCTTGAGGACGAGGGGGCGGCGTCCGGTTGCGGTGGGAGGGGGGAAATGTAACGAGAGGAAACGAGCGGCGGTGGAGGATTTGAAGGAAGCGGCGCTCGAAGAGACGACGGCTGGTGGGAGGGGTAGGTCCGAAATGGAAGCAGGGCACGCTGGCAATTTCTATTTTTCCTTTCtcgtgtttttcttttc
This region includes:
- the LOC133892581 gene encoding uncharacterized protein LOC133892581 isoform X2; translated protein: MGKSKKSKARGGGDDLLDSSDADSVGSSSTALSDLSISYATEHVNSQEFVLDKYTDALYEKRGSTREVALAKLVDAFESFMLHGLVENKYATLLSLFNNSVKKGSTKEGCLAARAIGLLAITLGAGSSSHEIMEESHPQLSRVLQAWSDASKMISALDCLAVITFVGATDLAETELSLKAMWVVIHPKSGSNVGIVRKPRPPVLAAAISAWTFLLTTIGSWRINTDSWKDPIAFLSTLLEAEDRAVRMAAGEALAVCFELNLLDVSSCEDADVNTRGTGGSKNKLFLDMQALKAKISGLASNLSAEAGGKGADKKNLTDQRELFQRILDFVKSGKCPEESLKIAGKRDVLRVSSWSELIQLNFLKRFLGRGFLKHVQDNGLIQDIFDIKTDTTETLSSTNKKIFRSEEEKGRALKLNKDRRLAQARKNSAMLDD
- the LOC133892581 gene encoding uncharacterized protein LOC133892581 isoform X1; the protein is MGKRAWGSAGKKSKARGGGDDLLDSSDADSVGSSSTALSDLSISYATEHVNSQEFVLDKYTDALYEKRGSTREVALAKLVDAFESFMLHGLVENKYATLLSLFNNSVKKGSTKEGCLAARAIGLLAITLGAGSSSHEIMEESHPQLSRVLQAWSDASKMISALDCLAVITFVGATDLAETELSLKAMWVVIHPKSGSNVGIVRKPRPPVLAAAISAWTFLLTTIGSWRINTDSWKDPIAFLSTLLEAEDRAVRMAAGEALAVCFELNLLDVSSCEDADVNTRGTGGSKNKLFLDMQALKAKISGLASNLSAEAGGKGADKKNLTDQRELFQRILDFVKSGKCPEESLKIAGKRDVLRVSSWSELIQLNFLKRFLGRGFLKHVQDNGLIQDIFDIKTDTTETLSSTNKKIFRSEEEKGRALKLNKDRRLAQARKNSAMLDD